One region of Candidatus Poribacteria bacterium genomic DNA includes:
- a CDS encoding anaerobic sulfatase maturase, translating to MVQQSTPRAFHVMTKPIGPICNLDCEYCFYLDKEKLYPETRSFRMTDEILENYVKQYIEAQETNEVTFAWQGGEPTLMGVDFFRQAVRYQQKYRRPGMQIQNSFQTNATLLDDEWAELFKRNRFLIGVSIDGPPETHDKYRYDKRGRPSSEQVIRGLRVLQEHKVDYNILCVVNKHNAEYPMEVYNYFKELGAEFMQFIPAVEHFGGKNVSPRSVTARQYGKFLCTIFDEWVVNDIGRIFVQIFDVALEAWLGYNPSLCVFNETCGDALAIEHNGDLYSCDHFVTPDYHVGNIAENTIAEMVDSTFQRKFGTDKRDTLPEYCRSCEVKFVCNGGCPKNRFIKTPTGEDGLNYLCAGYKQFFNHIDEPMKMMASALQAGRPANSIIPILRQRQQEQTRASASTGSQKVGRNSPCPCGSGRKYKQCCLNKR from the coding sequence ATGGTTCAACAGAGCACACCGCGCGCATTTCATGTAATGACGAAGCCGATCGGTCCAATATGCAATTTGGATTGCGAGTACTGCTTCTATCTCGATAAAGAGAAACTCTATCCCGAAACACGTTCCTTCCGCATGACTGACGAAATTTTGGAAAACTACGTTAAACAATACATTGAGGCACAGGAGACCAACGAAGTCACGTTCGCATGGCAAGGTGGCGAACCTACGTTGATGGGAGTGGACTTCTTCCGACAGGCAGTCAGGTACCAGCAGAAGTATAGACGTCCGGGGATGCAGATTCAGAACTCGTTTCAAACGAATGCCACACTCCTCGACGATGAATGGGCGGAACTGTTCAAGCGGAACAGATTTTTAATCGGGGTCAGTATCGACGGCCCCCCGGAAACTCACGATAAATATCGCTACGACAAACGCGGCAGACCGTCCTCTGAACAGGTAATTCGTGGGTTGCGTGTCTTGCAGGAGCATAAGGTCGATTACAATATACTTTGTGTTGTCAACAAACATAACGCTGAGTATCCGATGGAGGTCTACAACTACTTCAAGGAGCTTGGTGCAGAGTTTATGCAGTTTATTCCAGCCGTTGAGCATTTCGGCGGAAAGAATGTATCCCCGCGTTCCGTCACAGCGCGGCAGTACGGTAAATTCCTCTGCACTATTTTCGATGAATGGGTCGTGAACGACATCGGAAGAATTTTCGTCCAAATTTTCGATGTGGCGTTAGAGGCATGGTTGGGCTATAACCCCAGTCTCTGCGTTTTCAATGAAACCTGTGGTGATGCACTCGCAATTGAGCATAACGGCGACCTCTACTCCTGTGACCATTTTGTGACACCTGACTATCACGTCGGAAACATTGCGGAAAACACTATTGCTGAGATGGTGGATTCAACGTTCCAACGCAAATTCGGGACCGATAAACGGGATACACTGCCCGAATACTGTCGGAGTTGCGAAGTGAAGTTCGTCTGCAATGGCGGCTGTCCAAAGAACCGGTTTATCAAAACGCCTACCGGTGAAGATGGCTTGAACTACCTTTGTGCTGGCTATAAGCAGTTTTTCAATCATATCGACGAACCGATGAAGATGATGGCTTCCGCACTTCAGGCGGGACGACCTGCGAATAGTATCATACCGATACTACGCCAGCGTCAGCAGGAGCAAACACGCGCCAGTGCATCAACAGGTTCACAGAAAGTCGGACGGAACTCGCCGTGTCCATGCGGTAGCGGTCGAAAGTATAAGCAGTGCTGCCTGAACAAAAGGTGA
- a CDS encoding AAA family ATPase, producing MSKNVIIIAGPNGSGKTTFAREYLLDSEISEYISADAIAERLVSDPADLDSVKLQAGRLFFEEIQRLIEAEKDFAVEVTLAGKGFARIISQLKRAGYTVSIVFIFLKSAETCVARVRNRVSAGGHHVPTEDVVRRFYRSKHNFWYTYRNLVDRWNLFYNSVEHFQEVASGEGNSVIVTNETFFELFMRDIRNGGT from the coding sequence TTGTCAAAAAATGTGATCATTATAGCAGGTCCAAACGGTTCCGGCAAAACGACATTCGCTCGTGAATATCTTCTCGATTCGGAGATTTCCGAATACATCAGTGCCGATGCAATCGCGGAAAGATTGGTATCCGATCCTGCGGATTTGGACAGCGTTAAACTTCAAGCAGGACGACTCTTTTTTGAAGAAATCCAACGCCTTATTGAAGCGGAGAAAGATTTTGCCGTGGAAGTGACGCTTGCGGGGAAAGGGTTTGCAAGAATTATCTCTCAACTGAAACGTGCTGGATACACAGTCTCGATCGTCTTTATTTTTCTCAAATCCGCTGAGACGTGTGTTGCCCGGGTCCGAAATAGAGTGAGTGCGGGTGGGCACCATGTGCCAACGGAAGATGTTGTACGCCGGTTTTATCGGAGCAAGCACAATTTTTGGTACACCTATAGAAATCTGGTGGATCGATGGAACCTTTTCTACAACTCTGTGGAACACTTTCAAGAGGTCGCTTCTGGTGAAGGAAACAGTGTTATAGTAACAAACGAGACTTTCTTTGAATTGTTTATGCGAGACATTCGCAATGGAGGCACATAA